Proteins encoded in a region of the Triticum dicoccoides isolate Atlit2015 ecotype Zavitan chromosome 3A, WEW_v2.0, whole genome shotgun sequence genome:
- the LOC119270739 gene encoding protein FLX-like 3, whose amino-acid sequence MAGRQRIGREYYEEPRVFRDGPPPRLARERSVSPRRFEGELSSRRGELRRIRDDNQHLVDEIVGLRQTMSRLKEDLHSSSQVIPKLRAEKELESRELTQRNLKLEAELRSLEPLRQDALQLRSEAGSLESLRQELNAKVQGLTKELEQQSSENQRIPAMIAERDDLRQELIRARAALDYEKNAKPELMAQVQAVEKDLVSMAQESEKLRAEIEKRRAPPPRVSGYGAYGPPPGMGLQGMYDSGYNTYTDRRHGTGAGPWDPPSYPRP is encoded by the exons ATGGCAGGGAGACAGCGCATAGGTCGCGAGTACTATGAGGAACCACGAGTGTTTCGTGATGGCCCTCCTCCTCGTCTTGCACGAGAAAGGTCTGTCTCACCACGGCGCTTCGAGGGAGAGCTGTCTAGCCGCCGTGGTGAGCTCCGCAGAATCCGTGACGACAACCAACATCTGGTGGATGAAATTGTTGGACTCAGGCAAACAATGTCTCGTTTGAAAGAAGATCTCCATTCCTCAAGTCAGGTTATACCTAAGCTCCGTGCTGAGAAAGAACTTGAATCGAGGGAGCTGACTCAGAGGAATCTGAAGCTGGAAGCTGAGCTACGCTCTTTAGAACCCCTTAGGCAGGATGCCCTTCAGCTACGATCTGAAGCAGGCTCGCTAGAGTCTTTGAGGCAAGAGCTCAACGCAAAGGTGCAGGGTCTGACAAAGGAGCTTGAGCAACAGAGCTCTGAAAACCAGCGCATACCTGCCATGATAGCTGAACGTGATGATCTGCGGCAGGAACTAATTCGTGCTAG GGCGGCTCTTGATTATGAGAAGAATGCAAAGCCAGAGCTGATGGCACAGGTGCAGGCAGTGGAGAAGGATCTTGTGAGTATGGCTCAGGAGTCTGAGAAGCTTAGGGCTGAAATTGAGAAGAGAAGGGCACCACCACCTA GGGTCAGCGGCTATGGAGCTTACGGACCACCTCCTGGGATGGGCCTGCAAGGCATGTACGACAGCGGCTATAATACCTACACAGACAGGCGCCACGGTACGGGGGCTGGACCATGGGACCCCCCTAGCTACCCACGCCCTTGA